The nucleotide window CAGAGGGGCAGGGGCCCCTATCCCTTGGAATAGGGTGGCTTCGGTGCCGACCCTGCCGGAAACGGAAAACGGGGCCCGTGCGGGCCCCGTTGTGGATGACTGGCAATGTCGTCTTCTGCCGCGAAAGGCTCAGCCCTTCTTGAGCACCTTCTGGCCGAGCGCCTCGGCGATCTGCACGGCGTTGAGCGCGGCGCCCTTGCGCAGGTTGTCCGACACGCACCAGAAGTTCAGGCCGTTGTCGATCGTCGAATCCTGACGGATGCGGCTGATGAAGGTGGCGAAATCGCCGACGCATTCGACCGGCGTGATGTAGCCACCGTCCTCGCGCTTGTCGACGACCATGATGCCGGGGGCCTCGCGCAGGATGTCGCGGGCCTCGTCTTCATCGAGGAAGTCCTCGGTCTCGATGTTGATCGCCTCGGCGTGGCCGACGAAGACCGGCACGCGCACGCAGGTGGCGGTGAGCTTGATCGACGGGTCGATGATCTTCTTCGTCTCCGCGACCATCTTCCACTCTTCCTTGGTGGAGCCGTCTTCCATGAAGACGTCGATATGCGGGATCACGTTGAAGGCGATCTGCTTGGGATACTTCTTCGGCGGCACCTCGTCGGTGGGGTTGTAGACCGACTTGGTCTGGTCCCACAGCTCGTCCATGCCTTCCTTGCCCGAGCCCGAGACCGACTGGTAGGTCGAGACCACGACGCGCTTGATCTTGGCGCGGTCGTGCAGCGGCTTCAGCGCGACGACCATCTGCGCGGTCGAGCAGTTCGGGTTGGCGATGATGTTCTTCTTGGAATAGCCCAGAACCGCGTCGGCATTCACTTCCGGCACGACCAGCGGAACGTCCGGATCGTAGCGGTAGAGCGACGAGTTGTCGATCACCACGCAGCCGGCGGCGGCCGCCTTGGGAGCGAACTCCTTCGTG belongs to Salipiger profundus and includes:
- a CDS encoding aspartate-semialdehyde dehydrogenase, which codes for MGYKVVVAGATGNVGREMLNILAEREFPVDEIAALASRRSLGTEVSFGDKTLKTQDLATFDFSGWDIALFAIGSDATKEFAPKAAAAGCVVIDNSSLYRYDPDVPLVVPEVNADAVLGYSKKNIIANPNCSTAQMVVALKPLHDRAKIKRVVVSTYQSVSGSGKEGMDELWDQTKSVYNPTDEVPPKKYPKQIAFNVIPHIDVFMEDGSTKEEWKMVAETKKIIDPSIKLTATCVRVPVFVGHAEAINIETEDFLDEDEARDILREAPGIMVVDKREDGGYITPVECVGDFATFISRIRQDSTIDNGLNFWCVSDNLRKGAALNAVQIAEALGQKVLKKG